From a region of the Danaus plexippus chromosome 8, MEX_DaPlex, whole genome shotgun sequence genome:
- the LOC116776349 gene encoding tuberin isoform X2 → MGSRDRDTKSFHDKLKVFFKKGASAPVAAQNELLVTAELRRELSPETPLGRRLRAIKEVGDRVLHIRVQEGGIEKIWSCTRDLLEDSNMEARHTVLALLKNIAEGQTDMLVMRTVLFRFLRETHTSHPADDYVLRFKLLYSLTNTGKDIKCFEEEIGPFILEWLPRIQNPSHIIDFVNLVINVVKFNAVYLDEEIVHGIVNNACHLCVYSSEGGVVQSCLTLLQAVVSYSLLPRAALPTFVAALCRTVNIEHYCQNSWKLMRNVVGADMGHAALQEMVELVRGAGGGEGCGEDAAGLARGAVFYINMALWGPRRVHTLHVSFLAVLPAFLKALAGRHSVVTYEVVMALQSLVTRVHEQLHAVAWDLVLDIVRAVLQQDKSLDPPNELIHTRVHALITSIESLHEAGQFQGDVEALLDLIDLCGHDRPESSVMRLISERCLYMGGSAAGSALQLAERYVRLEPRPAVRLHALASLVAYIKRHRCTHGEELSERVGGSIAATCALDADVSIRAAIAKAIPELARLCSPDACIDLIDQLEKILNRPFDMYVTEVSIPGDADTSDLQAAAAALLELLHDKLLRAPAAPAARAFLVLLDHLDHHYRRPALLHHHPDIRLKIFDMLFALRANEFNCVGFCYDAAGCAVSGAGALRLRARCSPLLLVEPPAPRAAPPPGPRELPPGAVLLPAGRLARALPAALAREPEWPVLAHVLRALPPLLHARALALGRRAQDLDLLAATLCSMVSDRSLSGAGGGRPLVSDFHAAALPSLAALASYHAYLEPQTQQRIVKCLLKYGMVLRAPQPYINALTMFTLETRDTMVKLLPEVLLDLSKISDTKAIASPMLEFLSTLTRLPRVYASFVEDQCMTVFAILLPYTNPSRYNHYVVSLAHHVIAAWFLKCRLSYRRNFVSFIINGLHNYIIVPFEEQYAHRAQRNEDSSNRQRSSSLGSRAVSHAPLSGRGSSARDSAALAAFHVELTETCIDLLARYTFTPCSVKPQRSDTAEFLFSGGQSTTWLVGHKLVTITTSGCLQNSIKQGLCERCATLCRRHAESASSALPGDTPQDNSDQSGALQPPPSDIKRYSKCSLQHSRSTDTSCSSLSVSELQPPSSGHTTRQNSAENKTADPLLDALNQFTQRFEKVSKEVECEEGGWSRVGELTAGGTCPCWCARWAELHVRSPTGDVSWLLRMQNHISSSQLQEWPLQDVLALLAPPGASVLCQPAGPAPAPAPPPAPTENSTRPSRSSLQRSHAQDLHKSSSDSVVGDRRSQSGGAAGGARLSTQPINIPGSPQRQSSSSTTDDEEMLLTRPEGKSRHHVRRSNSSPEMSSLKGLSREHEHDFTDPDEHILLPMNPVSLHAPKKAPKKTDTRVSCEAIPEEMSGTSPQPHPHPQHPQHPQHPQQTQHPHPHPHLVTYNSDPGAGEEPRPSAHQLQKTSSDSRVTLSSTEGRGVGAGVAGGGGLGPGAGVEHRDGRDELQPLARSKRSNTISVMSPTRRNRESPRSASSTPSSAGGSGAGGGAGGVSPSFVFLQLYHNMSTFPISPCVPGSPPPPLVCGGALHARPLKVSDAQHQRTIKNLDLVPPLETYKVGVLYVGPGQQDDEVAILKNEYGSVRYMEFLRQLGTLVPLEGAEEPNLFLNLEKGGKDGRYTYVWSDDIMQVLFHVATAMPSSDRDPTCNEKRKYIGNDFVSIVYNDSQHNFNIHTIKGQFNLCIVVVEPLAHGMHRVTLKSKDERLRSEFLAHAEPACVSDHNVALLARQHALHAALASQISQSLKPGGEPYASNSLERLRVIKRLRARALAARLARPAPPYAPPDPAPLAIDDFNHYT, encoded by the exons ATGGGCTCCAGAGATAGGGACACAAAGTCCTTTCATGACAAGTTGAAAGTGTTCTTCAAGAAGGGAGCATCGG CGCCCGTCGCCGCACAGAACGAGCTGTTGGTGACGGCGGAGCTGCGCCGGGAGCTGAGCCCTGAGACCCCACTCGGCCGCCGCTTGCGGGCCATCAAGGAGGTCGGCGACCGAGTCCTACACATCAGAGTGCAAGAA GGTGGAATCGAGAAAATATGGAGTTGCACTCGTGACCTCCTCGAGGACTCCAATATGGAAGCTCGTCACACAGTTCTTGCACTGTTGAAGAACATAGCAGAGGGACAGACGGACATGCTGGTCATGAGAACTGTGCTGTTTAGGTTCCTGAGAGAGACACACACCAGCCACCCAGCTGATGATTATGTGCTGCGATTCAAACTACTTTACTCACTCACCAACACGGGCAAGGacattaaatgttttgaagAAGAG ATCGGTCCTTTCATATTGGAGTGGTTGCCTCGGATCCAGAATCCGTCACACATCATAGACTTTGTGAACCTCGTCATTAATGTGGTCAAGTTCAATGCCGTTTACTTGGATGAGGAAATTGTACATGGAATAGTCAA TAACGCGTGTCACCTGTGCGTGTACTCGTCGGAGGGCGGTGTGGTCCAGAGCTGCCTCACTCTGCTGCAGGCCGTCGTCTCGTACTCGTTGCTGCCTCGCGCCGCGTTGCCGACCTTCGTGGCCGCACTCTGCCGCACCGTCAACATCGAACATTACTGCCAGAATAGCTGGAAG CTAATGCGGAACGTGGTGGGCGCGGACATGGGACACGCGGCGCTGCAGGAGATGGTGGAACTGGTGCGTGGGGCGGGGGGCGGTGAGGGGTGCGGGGAGGACGCGGCCGGCCTGGCGCGAGGAGCTGTGTTCTATATAAACATGGCGCTGTGGGGGCCGCGGCGCGTGCACACCCTGCATGTATCGTTCCTAGCGGTGCTGCCCGCCTTCCTGAAGGCTCTGGCCGGCCGTCACTCGGTGGTCACGTATGAGGTGGTGATGGCGCTCCAGAGCCTGGTCACCCGCGTGCACGAACAATTGCACGCCGTCGCCTGGGACCTCGTTCTGGACATCGTAAGGGCTGTACTGCAGCAGGACA AGAGTCTGGACCCTCCCAACGAACTGATCCACACGCGCGTCCACGCTCTGATAACATCCATAGAGTCGTTACACGAGGCGGGTCAGTTCCAAGGGGACGTGGAGGCGCTCCTGGACCTCATCGACCTCTGCGGACACGACCGCCCG GAGTCGTCTGTGATGCGTCTGATCTCCGAACGCTGCCTGTATATGGGCGGGTCCGCGGCGGGCTCCGCGCTGCAGCTGGCCGAGCGCTACGTCCGCCTGGAGCCTCGCCCCGCGGTCAGGCTGCACGCCCTCGCCTCGCTAGTGGCTTACATCAAGAGACACCG ATGTACCCACGGCGAAGAGTTGTCGGAGCGTGTGGGCGGGTCGATAGCGGCGACCTGCGCCCTGGACGCCGACGTGTCCATCAGGGCCGCCATCGCCAAGGCCATACCGGAACTGGCCAGGCTGTGCTCGCCGGATGCCTGCATCGACCTCATCGACCAGCTGGAGAAG ATCTTGAACCGTCCCTTCGACATGTACGTGACTGAGGTGTCGATCCCCGGAGACGCCGACACTTCCGACCTGCAGGCGGCCGCCGCGGCCCTGCTGGAACTCCTCCACGACAAGCTGTTGCGAGCCCCGGCCGCGCCCGCCGCCCGCGCCTTCCTCGTACTGCTGGACCACCTCGACCACCACTACCGCCGCCCAGCGCTGCTCCACCACCACCCTGACATACGACTGAAG ATCTTCGACATGCTGTTCGCTCTGCGCGCCAACGAGTTCAACTGCGTGGGCTTCTGCTACGACGCCGCAGGGTGTGCGGTGTCAGGGGCGGGGGCGCTCCGTCTCCGCGCGCGCTGTTCTCCTCTGCTGCTAGTGGAGCCCCCCGCACCCCGCGCCGCACCCCCGCCCGGTCCCCGGGAGCTGCCCCCCGGCGCCGTCCTGCTGCCGGCCGGTCGATTAGCGCGCGCCCTGCCCGCCGCGCTGGCTCGCGAACCTGAGTGGCCGGTGTTGGCTCACGTACTGCGCGCTCTGCCACCACTGCTGCACGCGCGCGCCCTCGCCCTGGGCCGGCGAGCTCAGGACCTGGATCTGCTGGCGGCGACCCTTTGCTCGATGGTGTCCGACCGCAGCCTGTCAGGTGCCGGCGGGGGCCGGCCGCTCGTGTCGGACTTCCACGCGGCGGCGCTGCCGTCGCTGGCGGCGCTCGCCTCCTATCACGCCTACCTGGAGCCGCAGACACAGCAGCGTATCGTTAAGTGTCTGCTCAAATACGGGATGG TGCTCCGAGCGCCGCAGCCCTACATCAACGCTCTCACCATGTTCACCCTGGAGACCCGGGACACGATGGTCAAACTGCTCCCGGAGGTGCTGCTGGACCTGTCCAAGATATCCGACACCAAGGCCATCGCTAGCCCCATGCTGGAGTTTCTTTCCA CCCTGACCCGGCTGCCCCGCGTGTACGCTTCGTTCGTGGAGGACCAGTGTATGACGGTGTTCGCCATCCTCCTGCCGTACACGAACCCGTCTCGCTACAACCACTACGTAGTGTCTCTGGCTCACCACGTGATCGCCGCCTGGTTCCTCAAGTGTCGCCTCTCCTACAGACGGAACTTCGTCAGCTTCATCATTAAC GGCCTTCACAACTACATCATAGTGCCGTTCGAGGAACAGTACGCGCACAGAGCACAGAGGAACGAGGACTCCTCCAACAGACAGAGGAGCTCCAGCCTG GGCTCCCGCGCAGTGTCTCACGCCCCTCTGTCGGGTCGGGGCAGCTCAGCGCGGGACTCGGCCGCCCTGGCCGCCTTCCACGTGGAGCTGACCGAGACCTGCATCGACCTCCTAGCACGGTACACCTTCACACCGTGTAGCGTCAAGCCGCAGAG GAGCGACACGGCCGAGTTCCTGTTCAGCGGTGGGCAGTCCACCACGTGGCTGGTGGGACACAAGCTGGTCACCATCACCACCTCCGGCTGTCTACAGAACTCTATCAAGCAGGGATTGTGCGAGAG GTGCGCCACACTGTGTCGCCGACACGCGGAGAGTGCCAGCAGCGCCCTGCCCGGGGACACGCCGCAG GATAACTCCGACCAGTCCGGGGCCCTCCAGCCGCCGCCGTCTGACATCAAACG CTACAGCAAGTGCTCGCTGCAGCACAGCCGCTCGACGGACACGTCCTGCTCCTCTCTGTCCGTCTCCGAGCTGCAGCCGCCCTCCAGCGGACACACCACCAG GCAAAACTCGGCTGAGAACAAAACCGCGGATCCTCTCCTGGACGCCCTCAATCAATTCACGCAACGTTTCGAGAAAGTGTCCAAAGAAGTC GAGTGCGAGGAGGGCGGCTGGTCCCGAGTGGGAGAGCTGACAGCGGGCGGCACCTGCCCGTGCTGGTGCGCGCGGTGGGCGGAGCTGCACGTCCGCTCACCCACCGGAGATGTCTCCTGGCTGCTGAGGATGCAGAATCAT ATCAGCTCGTCGCAGCTTCAGGAGTGGCCGCTGCAGGACGTGCTGGCCCTCCTGGCGCCGCCGGGAGCTTCGGTCCTGTGTCAGCCGGCCGGCCCCGCCCCCGCCCCCGCCCCGCCGCCGGCCCCCACTGAAAATTCCACTCGTCCGTCTCGATCCTCTTTACAACGTTCTCACGCACAGGACCTGCACAAATCAAG TTCTGATTCGGTGGTGGGTGACCGCCGCAGCCAGTCGGGGGGCGCGGCGGGCGGTGCTCGCCTCAGCACGCAGCCCATCAACATCCCGGGCTCCCCTCAGAGACAGAGCTCGTCCAGCACCACGGACGACGAGGAGATGCTGCTCACCCGGCCGGAG GGTAAATCTCGTCATCACGTGCGTCGCTCCAACTCGTCCCCGGAGATGTCATCTCTGAAGGGTCTGTCGCGGGAGCACGAGCACGACTTCACCGACCCCGACGAACACATCCTGCTGCCCAT GAACCCGGTGTCTCTACACGCGCCGAAGAAGGCTCCCAAGAAAACGGACACTCGCGTGTCATGTGAGGCCATACCGGAGGAGATGAGCGGCACCTCGCCGCAGCCTCACCCTCACCCTCAGCACCCTCAACACCCTCAGCACCCACAGCAGACGCAACACCCGCACCCTCACCCTCACCTCGTCACATACAACTCGGACCCGG GAGCGGGCGAGGAGCCGCGACCCTCCGCGCACCAGCTGCAGAAG ACGAGCAGCGACAGTCGCGTTACTCTCAGCTCCACCGAGGGTCGCGGAGTGGGAGCAGGGGTCGCGGGCGGCGGGGGGCTGGGGCCGGGGGCGGGGGTGGAGCACCGGGACGGGCGGGACGAGCTGCAACCCCTCGCCCGATCCAAGAGATCCAACACTATCAGCGTCATGAGCCCCACGAGGAGGAACCG TGAGTCTCCTCGCTCCGCGTCCAGCACACCCAGCTCTGCGGGCGGGTCCGGGGCGGGAGGAGGTGCGGGCGGAGTGTCTCCGTCGTTCGTGTTCCTGCAACTGTACCACAACATGAGCACGTTTCCGATCTCGCCTTGCGTGCCCG GGTCTCCTCCCCCGCCGCTGGTGTGTGGCGGCGCGCTTCACGCTCGACCGCTCAAAGTGTCGGACGCTCAGCATCAGAGGACCATCAAGAACCTGGACCTCGTGCCGCCGCTCGAGACCTACAAG GTGGGCGTGCTGTACGTGGGCCCCGGACAGCAGGACGACGAGGTGGCCATACTCAAGAACGAATACGGCAGCGTCAG GTACATGGAGTTCCTGCGTCAGCTGGGCACGCTGGTGCCTCTGGAGGGCGCCGAGGAGCCCAACCTGTTCCTGAACCTCGAGAAGGGCGGCAAGGACGGCCGGTACACGTACGTGTGGAGCGACGACATCATGCAAGTGTTGTTCCACGTGGCAACCGCCATGCCCAGCTCCGACAGGGACCCCACCTGCAACGAGAAGAGGAAGTACATCGGAAACGACTTCGTCAGCATCGTCTACAACGACTCGCAGCACAACTTCAACATACACACCATCAAG GGTCAGTTCAACCTGTGCATCGTGGTGGTGGAGCCGCTCGCTCACGGCATGCATCGCGTCACCTTGAAGAGTAAGGACGAGAGACTCCGCAGCGAGTTCCTGGCACACGCCGAGCCCGCCTGCGTGTCCGACCACAACGTGGCGCTGCTAGCGAGACAACACGCCCTGCACGCCGCG CTGGCCTCTCAGATCTCCCAGTCCCTGAAGCCGGGCGGCGAGCCGTACGCGTCCAACTCCCTGGAGCGCCTGAGGGTCATCAAACGCCTGCGGGCCCGAGCGCTGGCCGCCCGCCTGGCTCGGCCCGCGCCGCCCTACGCCCCGCCCGACCCTGCGCCCCTCGCCATCGACGACTTCAACCACTACACGTGA
- the LOC116776349 gene encoding tuberin isoform X3, whose product MGSRDRDTKSFHDKLKVFFKKGASAPVAAQNELLVTAELRRELSPETPLGRRLRAIKEVGDRVLHIRVQEGGIEKIWSCTRDLLEDSNMEARHTVLALLKNIAEGQTDMLVMRTVLFRFLRETHTSHPADDYVLRFKLLYSLTNTGKDIKCFEEEIGPFILEWLPRIQNPSHIIDFVNLVINVVKFNAVYLDEEIVHGIVNNACHLCVYSSEGGVVQSCLTLLQAVVSYSLLPRAALPTFVAALCRTVNIEHYCQNSWKLMRNVVGADMGHAALQEMVELVRGAGGGEGCGEDAAGLARGAVFYINMALWGPRRVHTLHVSFLAVLPAFLKALAGRHSVVTYEVVMALQSLVTRVHEQLHAVAWDLVLDIVRAVLQQDKSLDPPNELIHTRVHALITSIESLHEAGQFQGDVEALLDLIDLCGHDRPESSVMRLISERCLYMGGSAAGSALQLAERYVRLEPRPAVRLHALASLVAYIKRHRCTHGEELSERVGGSIAATCALDADVSIRAAIAKAIPELARLCSPDACIDLIDQLEKILNRPFDMYVTEVSIPGDADTSDLQAAAAALLELLHDKLLRAPAAPAARAFLVLLDHLDHHYRRPALLHHHPDIRLKIFDMLFALRANEFNCVGFCYDAAGCAVSGAGALRLRARCSPLLLVEPPAPRAAPPPGPRELPPGAVLLPAGRLARALPAALAREPEWPVLAHVLRALPPLLHARALALGRRAQDLDLLAATLCSMVSDRSLSGAGGGRPLVSDFHAAALPSLAALASYHAYLEPQTQQRIVKCLLKYGMVLRAPQPYINALTMFTLETRDTMVKLLPEVLLDLSKISDTKAIASPMLEFLSTLTRLPRVYASFVEDQCMTVFAILLPYTNPSRYNHYVVSLAHHVIAAWFLKCRLSYRRNFVSFIINGLHNYIIVPFEEQYAHRAQRNEDSSNRQRSSSLGSRAVSHAPLSGRGSSARDSAALAAFHVELTETCIDLLARYTFTPCSVKPQRSDTAEFLFSGGQSTTWLVGHKLVTITTSGCLQNSIKQGLCERCATLCRRHAESASSALPGDTPQDNSDQSGALQPPPSDIKRQNSAENKTADPLLDALNQFTQRFEKVSKEVECEEGGWSRVGELTAGGTCPCWCARWAELHVRSPTGDVSWLLRMQNHISSSQLQEWPLQDVLALLAPPGASVLCQPAGPAPAPAPPPAPTENSTRPSRSSLQRSHAQDLHKSSSDSVVGDRRSQSGGAAGGARLSTQPINIPGSPQRQSSSSTTDDEEMLLTRPEGKSRHHVRRSNSSPEMSSLKGLSREHEHDFTDPDEHILLPMCEPANPVSLHAPKKAPKKTDTRVSCEAIPEEMSGTSPQPHPHPQHPQHPQHPQQTQHPHPHPHLVTYNSDPGAGEEPRPSAHQLQKTSSDSRVTLSSTEGRGVGAGVAGGGGLGPGAGVEHRDGRDELQPLARSKRSNTISVMSPTRRNRESPRSASSTPSSAGGSGAGGGAGGVSPSFVFLQLYHNMSTFPISPCVPGSPPPPLVCGGALHARPLKVSDAQHQRTIKNLDLVPPLETYKVGVLYVGPGQQDDEVAILKNEYGSVRYMEFLRQLGTLVPLEGAEEPNLFLNLEKGGKDGRYTYVWSDDIMQVLFHVATAMPSSDRDPTCNEKRKYIGNDFVSIVYNDSQHNFNIHTIKGQFNLCIVVVEPLAHGMHRVTLKSKDERLRSEFLAHAEPACVSDHNVALLARQHALHAALASQISQSLKPGGEPYASNSLERLRVIKRLRARALAARLARPAPPYAPPDPAPLAIDDFNHYT is encoded by the exons ATGGGCTCCAGAGATAGGGACACAAAGTCCTTTCATGACAAGTTGAAAGTGTTCTTCAAGAAGGGAGCATCGG CGCCCGTCGCCGCACAGAACGAGCTGTTGGTGACGGCGGAGCTGCGCCGGGAGCTGAGCCCTGAGACCCCACTCGGCCGCCGCTTGCGGGCCATCAAGGAGGTCGGCGACCGAGTCCTACACATCAGAGTGCAAGAA GGTGGAATCGAGAAAATATGGAGTTGCACTCGTGACCTCCTCGAGGACTCCAATATGGAAGCTCGTCACACAGTTCTTGCACTGTTGAAGAACATAGCAGAGGGACAGACGGACATGCTGGTCATGAGAACTGTGCTGTTTAGGTTCCTGAGAGAGACACACACCAGCCACCCAGCTGATGATTATGTGCTGCGATTCAAACTACTTTACTCACTCACCAACACGGGCAAGGacattaaatgttttgaagAAGAG ATCGGTCCTTTCATATTGGAGTGGTTGCCTCGGATCCAGAATCCGTCACACATCATAGACTTTGTGAACCTCGTCATTAATGTGGTCAAGTTCAATGCCGTTTACTTGGATGAGGAAATTGTACATGGAATAGTCAA TAACGCGTGTCACCTGTGCGTGTACTCGTCGGAGGGCGGTGTGGTCCAGAGCTGCCTCACTCTGCTGCAGGCCGTCGTCTCGTACTCGTTGCTGCCTCGCGCCGCGTTGCCGACCTTCGTGGCCGCACTCTGCCGCACCGTCAACATCGAACATTACTGCCAGAATAGCTGGAAG CTAATGCGGAACGTGGTGGGCGCGGACATGGGACACGCGGCGCTGCAGGAGATGGTGGAACTGGTGCGTGGGGCGGGGGGCGGTGAGGGGTGCGGGGAGGACGCGGCCGGCCTGGCGCGAGGAGCTGTGTTCTATATAAACATGGCGCTGTGGGGGCCGCGGCGCGTGCACACCCTGCATGTATCGTTCCTAGCGGTGCTGCCCGCCTTCCTGAAGGCTCTGGCCGGCCGTCACTCGGTGGTCACGTATGAGGTGGTGATGGCGCTCCAGAGCCTGGTCACCCGCGTGCACGAACAATTGCACGCCGTCGCCTGGGACCTCGTTCTGGACATCGTAAGGGCTGTACTGCAGCAGGACA AGAGTCTGGACCCTCCCAACGAACTGATCCACACGCGCGTCCACGCTCTGATAACATCCATAGAGTCGTTACACGAGGCGGGTCAGTTCCAAGGGGACGTGGAGGCGCTCCTGGACCTCATCGACCTCTGCGGACACGACCGCCCG GAGTCGTCTGTGATGCGTCTGATCTCCGAACGCTGCCTGTATATGGGCGGGTCCGCGGCGGGCTCCGCGCTGCAGCTGGCCGAGCGCTACGTCCGCCTGGAGCCTCGCCCCGCGGTCAGGCTGCACGCCCTCGCCTCGCTAGTGGCTTACATCAAGAGACACCG ATGTACCCACGGCGAAGAGTTGTCGGAGCGTGTGGGCGGGTCGATAGCGGCGACCTGCGCCCTGGACGCCGACGTGTCCATCAGGGCCGCCATCGCCAAGGCCATACCGGAACTGGCCAGGCTGTGCTCGCCGGATGCCTGCATCGACCTCATCGACCAGCTGGAGAAG ATCTTGAACCGTCCCTTCGACATGTACGTGACTGAGGTGTCGATCCCCGGAGACGCCGACACTTCCGACCTGCAGGCGGCCGCCGCGGCCCTGCTGGAACTCCTCCACGACAAGCTGTTGCGAGCCCCGGCCGCGCCCGCCGCCCGCGCCTTCCTCGTACTGCTGGACCACCTCGACCACCACTACCGCCGCCCAGCGCTGCTCCACCACCACCCTGACATACGACTGAAG ATCTTCGACATGCTGTTCGCTCTGCGCGCCAACGAGTTCAACTGCGTGGGCTTCTGCTACGACGCCGCAGGGTGTGCGGTGTCAGGGGCGGGGGCGCTCCGTCTCCGCGCGCGCTGTTCTCCTCTGCTGCTAGTGGAGCCCCCCGCACCCCGCGCCGCACCCCCGCCCGGTCCCCGGGAGCTGCCCCCCGGCGCCGTCCTGCTGCCGGCCGGTCGATTAGCGCGCGCCCTGCCCGCCGCGCTGGCTCGCGAACCTGAGTGGCCGGTGTTGGCTCACGTACTGCGCGCTCTGCCACCACTGCTGCACGCGCGCGCCCTCGCCCTGGGCCGGCGAGCTCAGGACCTGGATCTGCTGGCGGCGACCCTTTGCTCGATGGTGTCCGACCGCAGCCTGTCAGGTGCCGGCGGGGGCCGGCCGCTCGTGTCGGACTTCCACGCGGCGGCGCTGCCGTCGCTGGCGGCGCTCGCCTCCTATCACGCCTACCTGGAGCCGCAGACACAGCAGCGTATCGTTAAGTGTCTGCTCAAATACGGGATGG TGCTCCGAGCGCCGCAGCCCTACATCAACGCTCTCACCATGTTCACCCTGGAGACCCGGGACACGATGGTCAAACTGCTCCCGGAGGTGCTGCTGGACCTGTCCAAGATATCCGACACCAAGGCCATCGCTAGCCCCATGCTGGAGTTTCTTTCCA CCCTGACCCGGCTGCCCCGCGTGTACGCTTCGTTCGTGGAGGACCAGTGTATGACGGTGTTCGCCATCCTCCTGCCGTACACGAACCCGTCTCGCTACAACCACTACGTAGTGTCTCTGGCTCACCACGTGATCGCCGCCTGGTTCCTCAAGTGTCGCCTCTCCTACAGACGGAACTTCGTCAGCTTCATCATTAAC GGCCTTCACAACTACATCATAGTGCCGTTCGAGGAACAGTACGCGCACAGAGCACAGAGGAACGAGGACTCCTCCAACAGACAGAGGAGCTCCAGCCTG GGCTCCCGCGCAGTGTCTCACGCCCCTCTGTCGGGTCGGGGCAGCTCAGCGCGGGACTCGGCCGCCCTGGCCGCCTTCCACGTGGAGCTGACCGAGACCTGCATCGACCTCCTAGCACGGTACACCTTCACACCGTGTAGCGTCAAGCCGCAGAG GAGCGACACGGCCGAGTTCCTGTTCAGCGGTGGGCAGTCCACCACGTGGCTGGTGGGACACAAGCTGGTCACCATCACCACCTCCGGCTGTCTACAGAACTCTATCAAGCAGGGATTGTGCGAGAG GTGCGCCACACTGTGTCGCCGACACGCGGAGAGTGCCAGCAGCGCCCTGCCCGGGGACACGCCGCAG GATAACTCCGACCAGTCCGGGGCCCTCCAGCCGCCGCCGTCTGACATCAAACG GCAAAACTCGGCTGAGAACAAAACCGCGGATCCTCTCCTGGACGCCCTCAATCAATTCACGCAACGTTTCGAGAAAGTGTCCAAAGAAGTC GAGTGCGAGGAGGGCGGCTGGTCCCGAGTGGGAGAGCTGACAGCGGGCGGCACCTGCCCGTGCTGGTGCGCGCGGTGGGCGGAGCTGCACGTCCGCTCACCCACCGGAGATGTCTCCTGGCTGCTGAGGATGCAGAATCAT ATCAGCTCGTCGCAGCTTCAGGAGTGGCCGCTGCAGGACGTGCTGGCCCTCCTGGCGCCGCCGGGAGCTTCGGTCCTGTGTCAGCCGGCCGGCCCCGCCCCCGCCCCCGCCCCGCCGCCGGCCCCCACTGAAAATTCCACTCGTCCGTCTCGATCCTCTTTACAACGTTCTCACGCACAGGACCTGCACAAATCAAG TTCTGATTCGGTGGTGGGTGACCGCCGCAGCCAGTCGGGGGGCGCGGCGGGCGGTGCTCGCCTCAGCACGCAGCCCATCAACATCCCGGGCTCCCCTCAGAGACAGAGCTCGTCCAGCACCACGGACGACGAGGAGATGCTGCTCACCCGGCCGGAG GGTAAATCTCGTCATCACGTGCGTCGCTCCAACTCGTCCCCGGAGATGTCATCTCTGAAGGGTCTGTCGCGGGAGCACGAGCACGACTTCACCGACCCCGACGAACACATCCTGCTGCCCATGTGTGAACCGGC GAACCCGGTGTCTCTACACGCGCCGAAGAAGGCTCCCAAGAAAACGGACACTCGCGTGTCATGTGAGGCCATACCGGAGGAGATGAGCGGCACCTCGCCGCAGCCTCACCCTCACCCTCAGCACCCTCAACACCCTCAGCACCCACAGCAGACGCAACACCCGCACCCTCACCCTCACCTCGTCACATACAACTCGGACCCGG GAGCGGGCGAGGAGCCGCGACCCTCCGCGCACCAGCTGCAGAAG ACGAGCAGCGACAGTCGCGTTACTCTCAGCTCCACCGAGGGTCGCGGAGTGGGAGCAGGGGTCGCGGGCGGCGGGGGGCTGGGGCCGGGGGCGGGGGTGGAGCACCGGGACGGGCGGGACGAGCTGCAACCCCTCGCCCGATCCAAGAGATCCAACACTATCAGCGTCATGAGCCCCACGAGGAGGAACCG TGAGTCTCCTCGCTCCGCGTCCAGCACACCCAGCTCTGCGGGCGGGTCCGGGGCGGGAGGAGGTGCGGGCGGAGTGTCTCCGTCGTTCGTGTTCCTGCAACTGTACCACAACATGAGCACGTTTCCGATCTCGCCTTGCGTGCCCG GGTCTCCTCCCCCGCCGCTGGTGTGTGGCGGCGCGCTTCACGCTCGACCGCTCAAAGTGTCGGACGCTCAGCATCAGAGGACCATCAAGAACCTGGACCTCGTGCCGCCGCTCGAGACCTACAAG GTGGGCGTGCTGTACGTGGGCCCCGGACAGCAGGACGACGAGGTGGCCATACTCAAGAACGAATACGGCAGCGTCAG GTACATGGAGTTCCTGCGTCAGCTGGGCACGCTGGTGCCTCTGGAGGGCGCCGAGGAGCCCAACCTGTTCCTGAACCTCGAGAAGGGCGGCAAGGACGGCCGGTACACGTACGTGTGGAGCGACGACATCATGCAAGTGTTGTTCCACGTGGCAACCGCCATGCCCAGCTCCGACAGGGACCCCACCTGCAACGAGAAGAGGAAGTACATCGGAAACGACTTCGTCAGCATCGTCTACAACGACTCGCAGCACAACTTCAACATACACACCATCAAG GGTCAGTTCAACCTGTGCATCGTGGTGGTGGAGCCGCTCGCTCACGGCATGCATCGCGTCACCTTGAAGAGTAAGGACGAGAGACTCCGCAGCGAGTTCCTGGCACACGCCGAGCCCGCCTGCGTGTCCGACCACAACGTGGCGCTGCTAGCGAGACAACACGCCCTGCACGCCGCG CTGGCCTCTCAGATCTCCCAGTCCCTGAAGCCGGGCGGCGAGCCGTACGCGTCCAACTCCCTGGAGCGCCTGAGGGTCATCAAACGCCTGCGGGCCCGAGCGCTGGCCGCCCGCCTGGCTCGGCCCGCGCCGCCCTACGCCCCGCCCGACCCTGCGCCCCTCGCCATCGACGACTTCAACCACTACACGTGA